A single window of Crassostrea angulata isolate pt1a10 chromosome 8, ASM2561291v2, whole genome shotgun sequence DNA harbors:
- the LOC128158242 gene encoding uncharacterized protein LOC128158242 has protein sequence MPKHRAPAPPGDQIPDTQAPPPPLPLNSRHSSSSQSLRSNTSSTSEMGHNSFDRRQDPKRLPYFFSNFTSQEEVCQFLCHHSKKKPGFFLLRPSFSNRSSFSVSVVVPDKTVRHTNIKTDVFEGSKRYFLVPEVKFPSVQHLVSYYGENEVKNLQKVNNVRFLYPLKSRRESRTESFEDSGSSTSGNSHYQLTSDVAMSLENPPALPTRPRDLPRLSSQNSLGLSPSPSTASIGSPGEVFQNGSFHGSSLSIESGRSGGRDIRVGGQNGSVSSIDLRPPAMLPIVHLTKDGNPYYSSPRNVDEDITDRLKEVLRQSEVCDCGIPRDKADLPLGWTVHRSKDPSSFGKIFFQSNKGVTSWRLPQEVESKLNYDQHQNLKELRNERIVPVPSKRRDIISETKF, from the exons ATGCCGAAACACAGAGCTCCAGCTCCCCCTGGTGACCAGATTCCTGACACCCAAGCCCCACCCCCTCCCCTGCCACTCAACTCTAGACACAGCTCATCGTCACAAAGCCTCCGTTCTAACACCAGCTCAACATCAGAAATGGGACATAACTCTTTTGATCGTCGACAGGATCCCAAAAGACTCCCGTATTTCTTTTCCAATTTCACGAGTCAAGAGGag GTGTGCCAGTTTTTGTGCCATCACTCCAAAAAGAAGCCAGGATTCTTTTTGCTAAGGCCGAGTTTTAGCAACAGGAGTTCTTTCTCGGTGTCTGTTGT AGTCCCTGATAAAACAGTGCGTCACACAAACATTAAGACGGACGTTTTCGAAGGCTCCAAGAGGTATTTCCTGGTGCCCGAGGTCAAGTTCCCTTCAGTCCAGCACCTTGTATCTTACTATGGTGAAAACGAGGTGAAAAATCTTCAGAAAGTGAACAATGTGCGCTTTTTGTATCCACTCAAGAGTCGAAGGGAGAGTCGGACTGAAAGTTTCGAAGATTCAGGGAGTTCCACAAGTGGAAATAGCCACTATCAGTTGACCAGTGATGTGGCCATGTCATTAGAAAATCCTCCGGCTCTTCCCACGAGACCTAGGGATCTACCCCGACTGTCTTCCCAGAACTCTCTTGGTTTATCGCCAAGCCCAAGCACCGCCAGCATCGGAAGTCCAGGGGAGGTGTTCCAAAATGGCAGCTTCCATGGCAGTTCGCTGTCCATTGAAAGCGGGAGGAGTGGGGGCAGAGACATCAGGGTAGGGGGTCAAAACGGTTCCGTTTCTTCAATCGATTTACGTCCGCCGGCCATGTTGCCGATTGTGCATTTGACTAAAGATGGCAATCCTTACTACTCGAGCCCGAGGAATGTTGACGAAGACATCACAGACAGGTTGAAGGAGGTTCTGAGACAAAGTGAAGTGTGTGATTGTGGCATTCCTAGAGACAAGGCAGATCTGCCGTTAGGATGGACAGTGCATAGGAGCAAAGACCCATCATCCTTCGGGAAAATTTTCTTCCAGAGTAACAAGGGGGTGACATCCTGGAGACTTCCACAAGAAGTGGAAAGTAAACTCAACTACGATCAACACCAGAACCTTAAAGAGTTGAGGAATGAGCGAATAGTGCCAGTACCGAGTAAGAGGCGAGATATCATCAGTGAAACGAAGTTTTAG
- the LOC128158241 gene encoding glycine receptor subunit alpha-2-like isoform X1 — protein sequence MSYPSNYSACEHSVRFLVGIFLILLFGCGQYSTSAANISRKDILDSLFDGYDAWISPSFDKTSLRYSGRPVIDIIQLYILSIDSIRDTNMDYAMSFYFRQRWIDERLRYNESYGIDVIELDTKIMERIWVPDVYFVNEKQATMHDVTVPNKMMYLYPNGLVLYSARISGVFSCMMNLQKYPLDRQICSLRLESYAHSAKNLVVRWKTPAVEFSPTLQLPQFEIEKNHPSICDTLYMGINYSCIFLDIHLRRNHGYYITQIYVPSALVVVLSWVNFWLTVDAVPARISLGLLTVLTTTTQSTSFFSNLQKVSYIKALDVWLAMCMLFVFAALLEFAYVNVTYRVTNRRKSIQDLPMFIHKNGDARFDSIFSKDETEEKSNKIPHQTQNQHCGNKRTGVLGSLYSKEREKARNIDRISRIAFPVTFLVFNIVYWCVYFLWEPTHEPKTS from the exons ATGAGCTACCCTTCAAACTACTCGGCATGTGAGCACAGCGTCCGTTTTCTTGTTGGTATCTTTTTAATCCTGTTGTTTGGATGTGGACAATACAGTACTTCTGCTGCAAACATTTCAAG aaaagataTATTGGACTCTTTATTTGATGGTTACGATGCTTGGATATCACCTAGCTTTGATAAAA CATCCCTCAGATACTCAG GTCGCCCGGTCATTGACATCATTCAACTGTACATCCTAAGTATCGATTCTATAAGAGACACAAATATG GATTACGCGATGTCATTCTACTTCCGGCAGCGTTGGATAGACGAACGATTGAGGTACAACGAATCGTACGGTATTGACGTCATAGAACTTGACACAAAAATCATGGAGAGGATCTGGGTCCCAGATGTGTACTTTGTGAACGAGAAGCAAGCCACAATGCATGACGTCACGGTGCCAAATAAGATGATGTACTTGTATCCGAACGGACTGGTTTTGTACAGTGCGAG aatatCTGGTGTATTTTCGTGTATGATGAATTTACAAAAGTATCCACTTGACCGTCAGATATGTAGTCTTAGGTTGGAAAGCT ATGCTCACAGTGCGAAGAACCTAGTTGTCCGCTGGAAAACACCGGCAGTGGAGTTCTCTCCCACGCTCCAGTTACCTCAGTTTGAAATAGAAAAGAACCACCCCTCCATCTGCGATACACTCTACATGGGGA TCAACTACTCCTGTATATTCCTGGACATCCATCTCCGTAGAAACCACGGCTACTACATCACCCAGATCTACGTTCCCAGCGCCCTGGTGGTGGTCCTCTCCTGGGTCAACTTCTGGCTGACCGTGGACGCTGTCCCCGCGAGAATATCCCTGGGACTCCTCACGGTCCTGACCACCACTACCCAGAGTACTTCCTTCTTCTCCAACCTACAGAAAGTCTCCTATATAAAGGCTTTGGACGTTTGGCTGGCTATGTGCATGCTCTTTGTGTTCGCGGCATTGCTGGAGTTTGCGTATGTGAATGTGACTTATCGCGTTACCAACAGAAGAAAATCCATTCAGGATCTTCCcatgtttattcataaaaatggaGATGCTCGGTTTGATTCGATATTTTCTAAAGATGAGacagaagaaaaatcaaat AAAATACCACATCAAACACAAAACCAGCATTGTGGAAACAAAAGGACGGGAGTGCTAGGTAGTCTGTATTCTAAAGAACGAGAGAAGGCGAGGAATATTGACAGAATTTCCCGGATAGCGTTCCCGGTGACTTTCCTGGTATTTAACATTGTTTACTGGTGCGTTTACTTCCTGTGGGAGCCCACTCATGAACCAAAGACGTCTTAG
- the LOC128158241 gene encoding glycine receptor subunit alpha-2-like isoform X2, giving the protein MSYPSNYSACEHSVRFLVGIFLILLFGCGQYSTSAANISRKDILDSLFDGYDAWISPSFDKSRPVIDIIQLYILSIDSIRDTNMDYAMSFYFRQRWIDERLRYNESYGIDVIELDTKIMERIWVPDVYFVNEKQATMHDVTVPNKMMYLYPNGLVLYSARISGVFSCMMNLQKYPLDRQICSLRLESYAHSAKNLVVRWKTPAVEFSPTLQLPQFEIEKNHPSICDTLYMGINYSCIFLDIHLRRNHGYYITQIYVPSALVVVLSWVNFWLTVDAVPARISLGLLTVLTTTTQSTSFFSNLQKVSYIKALDVWLAMCMLFVFAALLEFAYVNVTYRVTNRRKSIQDLPMFIHKNGDARFDSIFSKDETEEKSNKIPHQTQNQHCGNKRTGVLGSLYSKEREKARNIDRISRIAFPVTFLVFNIVYWCVYFLWEPTHEPKTS; this is encoded by the exons ATGAGCTACCCTTCAAACTACTCGGCATGTGAGCACAGCGTCCGTTTTCTTGTTGGTATCTTTTTAATCCTGTTGTTTGGATGTGGACAATACAGTACTTCTGCTGCAAACATTTCAAG aaaagataTATTGGACTCTTTATTTGATGGTTACGATGCTTGGATATCACCTAGCTTTGATAAAA GTCGCCCGGTCATTGACATCATTCAACTGTACATCCTAAGTATCGATTCTATAAGAGACACAAATATG GATTACGCGATGTCATTCTACTTCCGGCAGCGTTGGATAGACGAACGATTGAGGTACAACGAATCGTACGGTATTGACGTCATAGAACTTGACACAAAAATCATGGAGAGGATCTGGGTCCCAGATGTGTACTTTGTGAACGAGAAGCAAGCCACAATGCATGACGTCACGGTGCCAAATAAGATGATGTACTTGTATCCGAACGGACTGGTTTTGTACAGTGCGAG aatatCTGGTGTATTTTCGTGTATGATGAATTTACAAAAGTATCCACTTGACCGTCAGATATGTAGTCTTAGGTTGGAAAGCT ATGCTCACAGTGCGAAGAACCTAGTTGTCCGCTGGAAAACACCGGCAGTGGAGTTCTCTCCCACGCTCCAGTTACCTCAGTTTGAAATAGAAAAGAACCACCCCTCCATCTGCGATACACTCTACATGGGGA TCAACTACTCCTGTATATTCCTGGACATCCATCTCCGTAGAAACCACGGCTACTACATCACCCAGATCTACGTTCCCAGCGCCCTGGTGGTGGTCCTCTCCTGGGTCAACTTCTGGCTGACCGTGGACGCTGTCCCCGCGAGAATATCCCTGGGACTCCTCACGGTCCTGACCACCACTACCCAGAGTACTTCCTTCTTCTCCAACCTACAGAAAGTCTCCTATATAAAGGCTTTGGACGTTTGGCTGGCTATGTGCATGCTCTTTGTGTTCGCGGCATTGCTGGAGTTTGCGTATGTGAATGTGACTTATCGCGTTACCAACAGAAGAAAATCCATTCAGGATCTTCCcatgtttattcataaaaatggaGATGCTCGGTTTGATTCGATATTTTCTAAAGATGAGacagaagaaaaatcaaat AAAATACCACATCAAACACAAAACCAGCATTGTGGAAACAAAAGGACGGGAGTGCTAGGTAGTCTGTATTCTAAAGAACGAGAGAAGGCGAGGAATATTGACAGAATTTCCCGGATAGCGTTCCCGGTGACTTTCCTGGTATTTAACATTGTTTACTGGTGCGTTTACTTCCTGTGGGAGCCCACTCATGAACCAAAGACGTCTTAG
- the LOC128158246 gene encoding uncharacterized protein LOC128158246: MNFKTVCFLITYLMSICSQSLYDTNYQQHSVLNRGHSEVVFQSLLDETENILKETMSKMQGCFDVEEKCSVAYEGLLKMYSKGQFPNDTTIDEICTRYPDLIIKSPEDCHRYYNCSGDDPVLSSTIPVYNLWPSKYKHECHYPFMFSDETLQCENYTDTNCGTRYSPTWECRYYRLQCKRSHCVPCEVRYPKCEDKDDGLWLQPERGFSPNYIICKDNRTIGTGYCPKDNVWNVQSFPYMGQCVHLFAIPNEYNSNGYLPSCNGKADGNYQYQERCDAYYRCDNGIASAVKCPNVTVFDSAKRVCEVYGKCLNIN, from the exons atgaatttcaaaacaGTATGTTTCTTAATAACATATTTGATGAGCATCTGTTCTCAGTCTTTGTATGACACTAATTACCAGCAGCACAGCGTTTTGAATAGAGGACATAGTGAAGTTGTTTTTCAATCATTACTTGATGAAACCGAGAACATCTTAAAAGAGACAATGTCGAAAATGCAAGGATGTTTTGACGTGGAAGAAAAATGTTCAGTTGCTTATGAGGGTTTGTTGAAGATGTATAGTAAAGGACAATTTCCAAATG ATACAACAATAGATGAAATATGTACTCGATACCCAGATTTAATAATCAAAAGTCCAGAGGATTGTCACAGATATTACAACTGTTCTGGAGATGATCCTGTACTTAGCAGCACGATTCCCGTGTACAACTTGTGGCCCTCTAAGTATAAACACGAATGTCATTATCCATTTATGTTTTCTGACGAAACTCTTCAGTGTGAAAATTATACTGATACAAACTGTGGGACAAGATATTCACCTACGTGGGAAT GTCGATACTATAGGTTGCAATGCAAACGCTCACATTGCGTCCCCTGTGAAGTAAGGTATCCTAAATGCGAGGACAAAGATGATGGTTTATGGTTACAACCTGAGAGGGGATTTTCCCCCAACTACATCATTTGCAAGGACAACAGAACAATAGGAACAGGATACTGCCCAAAAGACAATGTATGGAACGTGCAATCATTTCCTTATATGGGACAATGTGTACATCTTTTTGCTATTCCGAATGAGTACAATTCAAACGGCTACCTCCCATCATGCAACGGTAAAGCGGATGGAAACTACCAATACCAAGAGCGATGTGATGCTTACTATCGATGTGACAATGGAATTGCTTCTGCAGTAAAATGTCCCAATGTCACGGTGTTTGATTCTGCTAAAAGAGTATGTGAAGTATATGGAAAATGCCTTAATATCAATTGA